Proteins from a single region of Runella sp. SP2:
- a CDS encoding DUF6056 family protein has translation MLKKLQQPLFQDLFNVGLLAVAILPLLALSIYNHPSPVDDYCYIDTVFKYGYFEAMNFYYTGWTGRYFGILLNHSNPLVVKWAGGFKLLSFLLVLGLTGSLFALCKELFAKWNRWGILGITGGIMLLFILKIMSIVEAFYWMAAFVTYTVPNILTLYWLTVMIRMYQQPNGMRQKLTAIFAGFLVFAVIGCSETNLTIMVLLVAGWFGYQLVIHRKWDNLAFFMVIVAVFSCYIFFTSPGNVLRMNGNPEGRNFTLSTIQSLKKLAQLSIDWVFRTPLLVFSILWIAVLPRLFDKYTTAIPYFRVPIWVILLTYFGILFVQIFPSYYGIGIEPAPRVINSVYFYFLLGWFYTLSVILYWLYNNQILGAQHWYLPPSIKAVLALLILVSTLFSSNLRMVYGDWLRGRAAAYDQELKARYAYIESTPGDTVYVAPLKSKPQSIYLDDANPDPKHWWSKCMGGYFGKKAVVLKATP, from the coding sequence ATGCTAAAAAAACTACAACAACCTCTTTTTCAAGACCTCTTCAATGTCGGGCTACTTGCTGTGGCAATCCTCCCCTTATTGGCGTTGTCTATTTATAATCACCCCTCTCCCGTCGATGATTATTGCTATATAGATACGGTCTTTAAGTATGGTTATTTTGAAGCCATGAACTTTTATTACACAGGTTGGACGGGCAGATACTTTGGTATCCTTCTTAATCACTCTAATCCGTTGGTGGTCAAATGGGCGGGAGGTTTTAAGTTACTTTCTTTTTTGCTTGTGTTGGGACTTACAGGTAGTTTATTTGCGCTTTGCAAAGAGTTGTTTGCCAAATGGAATCGTTGGGGTATTTTAGGCATTACGGGTGGTATTATGTTGCTCTTTATCCTCAAAATCATGAGTATTGTTGAGGCTTTTTACTGGATGGCGGCTTTTGTCACTTATACCGTTCCTAACATTCTTACTTTGTATTGGCTTACGGTAATGATACGTATGTACCAACAGCCCAATGGGATGCGCCAAAAACTCACTGCCATTTTTGCTGGATTCTTGGTATTTGCAGTCATTGGTTGTAGCGAAACTAACCTCACCATTATGGTGCTTTTAGTAGCAGGTTGGTTTGGGTATCAACTTGTGATTCATCGCAAATGGGATAATTTGGCATTTTTTATGGTCATCGTCGCTGTGTTTTCGTGCTATATTTTCTTTACCTCCCCTGGCAACGTCCTCCGCATGAATGGTAACCCTGAAGGGCGAAATTTTACCCTTTCGACGATTCAGTCACTCAAAAAATTGGCACAACTTAGCATCGATTGGGTTTTCAGAACCCCACTTTTAGTATTTTCCATTCTTTGGATTGCGGTTTTACCTCGCCTTTTTGACAAATATACCACCGCTATTCCTTACTTCAGGGTACCTATTTGGGTTATTTTACTCACTTATTTCGGCATTTTGTTTGTGCAAATTTTTCCTTCTTACTACGGTATTGGAATTGAACCTGCCCCTCGCGTCATCAACTCAGTTTATTTTTACTTTTTGTTAGGCTGGTTTTATACACTTTCTGTTATCTTGTATTGGCTCTACAACAACCAAATTTTAGGCGCGCAACATTGGTATTTACCGCCTTCTATCAAAGCCGTTTTGGCACTCCTTATTTTAGTAAGTACGCTCTTTAGCAGCAACTTACGAATGGTATATGGCGACTGGCTACGAGGACGTGCTGCTGCTTATGACCAAGAATTAAAAGCCCGCTACGCTTATATTGAAAGCACCCCTGGGGATACTGTTTATGTTGCTCCCTTAAAATCAAAGCCTCAATCAATTTATTTGGACGACGCCAATCCCGACCCTAAACACTGGTGGAGCAAGTGCATGGGAGGGTATTTTGGTAAAAAAGCAGTTGTACTTAAAGCCACTCCCTGA
- a CDS encoding glycosyltransferase family 2 protein: MTVDLSQMPQTKLLLVVPCYNEEEILAKTHRTLQQYRTRLVQEGKIAPESKICYVNDGSRDRTWQLIDDICKADTHAIGIKLSRNFGHQSAILAGLMHHIQDFDCFVTIDADLQDDVEAIGQMLDQHHDGAMVVYGVRDDRSSDTWFKRTTAEGFYKVMRWMGVPVVFNHADFRLMDRRILEEFSHFKEVNLFLRGIIPLIGFRSEKVFYKRFEREAGETKYPLKKMLLFAWNGVTSFSTFPMRLVLYFGVFNFLIAMGIGVYIGVSYLFGSTVAGWTSIVLPMTFFSGANMIALGLIGEYVGKIYEEVKGRPRYIIEKVTTDATH, translated from the coding sequence ATGACTGTTGATTTATCGCAAATGCCTCAAACCAAATTATTACTCGTAGTACCCTGCTATAACGAAGAAGAAATTCTTGCTAAAACACATCGTACGCTTCAGCAGTACCGTACTCGGTTGGTTCAAGAAGGTAAAATTGCCCCTGAAAGTAAAATTTGTTACGTCAACGATGGAAGCCGTGACCGTACTTGGCAACTTATCGACGACATTTGTAAGGCAGACACTCACGCCATTGGGATTAAACTTTCCCGAAATTTTGGCCATCAAAGTGCTATATTAGCTGGTTTGATGCACCATATTCAGGATTTCGATTGCTTTGTCACAATCGATGCCGACTTACAAGATGATGTAGAGGCCATTGGTCAGATGCTCGACCAACACCACGACGGGGCTATGGTGGTTTATGGCGTGCGTGACGACAGAAGTTCTGATACGTGGTTTAAGCGTACCACCGCCGAAGGGTTCTATAAAGTCATGCGTTGGATGGGTGTGCCTGTGGTATTCAACCACGCTGATTTCCGCCTTATGGATCGCCGTATATTGGAGGAGTTTTCCCATTTTAAGGAAGTTAATTTATTTTTAAGGGGTATTATTCCACTCATTGGTTTCCGTTCGGAAAAAGTTTTTTATAAACGTTTTGAACGTGAGGCAGGCGAAACCAAATACCCGCTCAAAAAAATGCTCCTTTTTGCCTGGAATGGCGTCACCTCTTTCAGCACTTTTCCAATGCGATTGGTGCTCTATTTTGGCGTATTCAATTTCCTAATTGCAATGGGCATTGGGGTTTATATTGGCGTCTCGTATCTTTTTGGAAGTACCGTAGCAGGTTGGACGTCGATTGTACTCCCGATGACTTTTTTTAGTGGTGCCAACATGATTGCCCTTGGGCTGATTGGGGAATACGTCGGAAAGATTTACGAAGAAGTCAAAGGAAGGCCAAGATACATCATTGAAAAAGTAACAACTGACGCTACTCATTAA